The following is a genomic window from Polaribacter atrinae.
TTCATAGAGCGAATAAAATATTAGCACAGTTAGAAAAAAACAATAAAAGCGGTCAAGTTAAAGATGTTTTAAAACAAGAACAAAATGAAGAAATGCAACTCAGCTTTTTTCAGTTAGATGATCCGTTATTAGAAAATATTAAAGAAGAAATTTTAGCAACAAATATTGATACTTTAACGCCTATTGAAGCCTTGATGAAGTTGAATGAAATTAAACGAATGTTGATTAAAAAGTAATGGTAAATAATTTAGAACAAGGTTTTTTCGGCATTGGAATTCAGAATGGAAAAACGCCCGAAAATTTAGGAGTTCTTTGGCGTTCTGCCCAAAATATGGGTGCTAGTTTTATTTTTACAATTGGTAATCGCTATGCTAAACAAGCTTGCGACACACACAAAGCAACAGGTGCAATGCCTTATTTTCATTACGAAACTTTTGAGGATTTCTTTAACAACCTCCCAAAAGGTGCTATGTTAGTGGGTGTAGAATTAGACGAAAAAGCAGTACAATTAGAAACTTTTACCCATCCTAGACGTTGTGTTTACTTATTAGGCGCAGAAGATCATGGAATGTCTAAATTAGCTATTGAAAAATCGCATCATTTAGTAAAGTTCAAATCTGAATTAAGCTTAAATGTTTCTGTTGCCGGAAGCATTATTATGTATGATCGGCAAGCGAAGTTTAATTTTTAAGTCTAAGAGAATTAAAATTACTTTCTATTAAGAAGCGTTGTTTTATTTTAATCGCAACTAATTTTGATAAAGCACTAATTTAGTAATTTTTCATAAACAGTGTTGTGTCACATTATTTTCTATTTTGGTTCAAACTTCCATTCAAAATCTGGTGTTATCATTGATTTGAAATCTTCCATTAAAAAATTCTTATAATCTTTATCTTCAGGTTTGAGGTCTTTCCATATAATAACATTTTTTTCAATTGTAGCATATTTTGAAAAAGTAATATCAAATTTCCCAATAGATTTATTGATGTTTTTAAGTTCTACAATATAAAACCGTTTTACTTTTAAGTTATTATCTACAAAATTTGGATGAATAGCCATATTTATTCCTTAATAATTAGACTGCTTGCTTGGATATATTAAAATATCGGTTGCAAAATTATGTCTTGCATATAAAGTCCTATGTGCTAAAGTCGCTGATAATTCATAACTATTATCGTTAATAAAAATATTCTGAAGATATTTTGTCAACTCTACAATTCCTGCTTGTTTATCTAAATTTATTCTCTCATCGATTGGTTTCTGCAATTGTTCACTTTCTTTATTTTTTAGCACGTTAAAGTTATTGTCAGGATGCAAATCTGTTTGTATAAATGTTTGAAAAGCTAGTTTTTCGTTTGATTTTTTAAGTTCCCATTTTGAAATACAATATTTTTTACCTTCTAAATTATTTTCTCTAAGAACTTCCATAAGTGAAATCATAGGATTGTCAGAGCAATAAAAAACAGGGAATTTAGGGAAGTTACATCTTCCAAATCCAACTAAATTAATTGGTGGATAACTATGTTCTGAAAATAAATTTTTGTTATTGAATGAATTTAATTCTCTAACTCCATAAAAAGGTAAACCAAAATTTTTATGTTCAATAAATTTAAAAATATTTGGTAAAAACTCAAATTCAGTTTGAATCAAAGCTTCAATTTTCTTTACAAAATTCTCAACATTATCTGATTTATTAAATTTTGAAAATTCAAGTTTTTTTAATCTTTCTATAGATTTGATTGTTTCTTTAAGACTTGGAAATTTTTCTATATCTAAATTCATTTTTTAATGTTGCACAACGTTTTTGTATAAGCTTTGTTTCCTGTTTTAATCAGTGAAGTTAATAAAATAAAACACAAACCAAGAAAATCCGCGAGGACTTTCGCAAGTGAGCAAAAAGCCAGTAATAAAATTTATAAGGTGTTATATGCCGCTATTTTTCCATTTATTTAATTTGTTACGGTCTAATTTTTCGTCAATTTTGTATTCAAATGCTCTAATTATCTTGTCATTTTCAATATTAAAAAACAGAACTCCATAATCGTTAAGTTTGACACACGGAATTTGTCTGTCTTTATTTTCGTATTGAAAAATCTCTGTCCATAAGCCCATCATATTTTTACGTTCAAAATAAACGCTGTCAATAAACGACTTTTTTGTCCTGCCGAAATAACGGCTAATACAAACAAAGTCGTCTGAGGTGATTTTATACAATCTTTCAAATTCTTTCACATTACAACAGTCAACAAAAATCTTCATCAATTCAATTGTCTTTTCGTCATTTATTAAGTATGTGTAGTTTTTATGATTTACGATTTTGTCAAGAGTTTTATATTGTTGCCTAACTTCGGAGTCTGTCGGATTAATTTCCAACGCCATTTTATAATACTTCAATGCTACTTCGTCTGCACTGTCGTTTGAGAAGCTTAGATTTTTCTCTGCTGTTACTATGTATTCTTTGAATTGCTCTAAATTCTCCATTTTATAAAGCATATAATATGTTGAATGAAAGTCCTGAATTGGTTTTCAAAAAATCAGTTTCTCTTTCTTTAAGTAATTCTATGATTTCTTCTGTTGTCATTGCCCTTTTATATATGTGTAATAACGTTGTTGTGTTATGGAAAGTTACGTATTTAAGCAATGAATTTACTAAATTAAATACGAACAGCGAAATTCCGAAGGAATTTCCCAAGTGAGCTATAATTAGCAATAAAGTTTATACAGCTTAAGTTAGCAGCTTTATTTTATTTCAAATTCTTTCACTATTGAATTTATTGGAATTGCTTTGACTTTCTCACCTTGCAATAAAAAAATTACATTTTTCGTTTTTCCAATTACTATTCCATTAACATTTTCATTGTCAGAGTATTTTAAGTTTATTGGAGAACCTCTTTGTTTGTTTATTTGTGAATTTTCCATAAAAATCAGCAGAAAGGTAAAGGTAGAAAATAAAAAGAATGAAAAATAAAGAGTACCTGTAAGAATTGAACCAGCTTTTTTTATCCCAACCAAAGTTCATTCTCGAGTAATTTTTAGGGATTTTTTTTTCATAAAAACTATCAAGTTTAGAAAATAGAAAAACTAATATTATTGTGATTGTAGAAAATAATAATATTTTAAAATCTGAAAAAGGAGCTACTAAAAAATCAAAAACATCTGCATAATCAAAAATATTGATTCCGAATTCCGAGTATTTTTGATAAGTAAAAAGCATTCCAATTCCAACAATCAAAATATAGAAAACTGTAATAACTGTTTGTATTTCTTTAAAAATAAGTTCGTAAGTATCTTTAATTAATCCTTCTTTCATATTCTTGGTCATATTGCTGCTAACGTTGTTGTGTTATGGAAAGTTGCGATTTTGTGAACGAGGAATTTCCAGCGGAAATTCCGAAGTTAGCAAAAAAGCAACAAGTTTTAAATTAAGCTAAATATAGCATTTTTTTATACAAGGTGTTGGCTACAGTTTTTTTATTTCTTTTGTTAATAAATGTAAATATGTATCTTTTCCAAAAGTTAATTTCATGGTTTTTTCATCTATTGGATTTGAGTTGTAAGGAACTTTTCTAATTTCGTGTTTTTCACAAATTAAATCTGCAATTGAATTCTTTGAGATTCGAAATTTTAAGTACTCATTATTTTTTGTCTTTAAAAAACGATTGAATTATTTCGGGAATATTTACTAAACCCAAAAATGGAAAAATAAATTTTAAAAATCTCTTAATATATTCATAGCGTTTTTAGTTTAAATTTTTGGCAATAGTTTTTTACTAGCTATAATTTTATATTCATATTTGTTTCCAAACAACCAACTCCATTTTCTCTTGTAATATGGGTCTTTCATTTTGATTATTCTTTTTCCTTTCTCCGAAATTGGATAAATTCTTTTTCCTTCTATTTCAAATATTCGAGTATTTAATATTTTTGGTGTTTGTGAAATACTATCTTTTATACTCATACTTATCGGTTTCCACATAAAAATATAAAAATCAAAAGTCAGTTTGTTTTCCTTTATTTTATATTCTCCATATTCACTCCAACTCAAATCATATTCATTTGTCCATTTAAAAGTTTTGTCAGGATATAACTCAAAAGATTCCAAAAGAAAAGTTTCTCTTAAATTACCTTTTATTCTAATTGTGTCCTGTCCGAAAGATTTTTGGTAGTTAAAAATCAAAATCAGAATGAAAATCTTCAATATGTTTTTCGTTTTCCTCAAATTGTAGCCAACGGTTTGATATCACTATCAAAAGTTCTTTTATCCCATTATTTAATGGTTTTGCTTACTTCTGTGATTTTCAAAAGTTATATTCCTCTGTTTTTTTATATTTTTGAAATGAGCGCTTAAATTTCAGTTACTTTTTTAGCAATCTGTTTTTATCCAAATTTACAACAAAAAGAATATTTTTGTGCCCCTATAATGCTAAGAAATAAAATATCGGTTAGTCTTTTTTCAATTGTATCCAAGTAAGACGATGCCATAATTTTTCTAAAGGCCCTTGTCCGTATTTGTTTATCCACCATTTAAAAAAGTAAAACTGAATAATCCACAATACAATACCGATTCCTAAACTTACCGTATGTCTTACATTTGGCCCTAAACCTAAGCCGTAACCAAAAAATACAAAGCTTCCTAATATAGATTGTAGCACATAGGCTGTTAAGCTCATACGACCAACATAACGCAAACCACCTACTAGTTTTCTAAACCCACCATATTGATAAAGCAACATAAAACCAGAGACTAATACAAATGTAAAGCTCAAGTTTTGATACATGGTAATGGCTTTTCCTAAAGAACCCACCACCACTTTTGTTTCTACCAAAGCAGCAAAATTTTCACCCAAGAAATAAAGCGGTATAAAAGCAATAGCAGCCACCACAAGCATTCTTTTCCAGAAACGAATAGAAGCATTACTAATAACAAATAGATCTTTAATACCTAGCCAATAGCCTAATACAAATAGTCCTGCAGTTTGTACGGTTCTACCTACTTGTAAAGACCAATAGAAAGTTACTTTATGTCCGTAAAGCGTGTTTGATTTTACTAAATCAAAAAAAGAATCACTCAATTGCCCTTCTTTAAGCATACGCCACAAATTACCTGTAGGCAAAACGGGTAAAACATAATCTGGGTCTATTAATGATTGTACATAATGCCACAACTCAATTGGCTGTAATAAAAGTAAAAAAGCCGCTAATAAAACAAAATTAGAAGACCAACCACGTACAAGAATAAGCACTACTCCTACCATGGCATAAAGTGACAGTATTTCTCCAGGGAAAAAGGCTCCGTTTACAATAGCAAATCCAACTAAGAGAATAAGTCGCCAAAAAAAACGACCTCCAAAATCTACACCAGCTTTAGCTTGCTTGCGATACATCATACTAAACGTAAGTCCGAAAAGCAATGCAAAAATGGCATACCCTTTACCTCCAAAGAGAAAAAACAACGTATCCCAAATATAACCATCTAACGTAGTTAACCATACTGGTTGTAAAGAAGCATCTGGAAATACATAAAAATTGAAATGCTCTATACTATGTAAAAGCATAATGGCTAAAATAGCGAAACCACGAAGCGCATCAACAGCATCTAATCTTTGCTTAGTGTTAGGTACGGAAGCTTTCATATGTAAGTTTTTGTGTAAAAATAAGGAATGATTTTAGCTTAAAAAAGCATAATCTATTGAATATAATATTCCACTTAACAATTCATTATAAGAGAAAAGAGCACCTATCACCCCAAAAAAAAGAGGAGAATTATTTTTTACTAAAACGTCTAGATACTTTGTATAAAAAATAGACCAATGCTGCTAAAAAAACTATTTGAATTACTTGCCAAATAAGAATACCTGCACTAAAATCATTTATTATTTCTTCCATAGTTTATGCTATTTTAATCAATATTTTTAATAATTATCTCTTAGTTCCTCAAATATCATTTGCATTCTCTTTTTTACTTCGCCGTTAGAATGCATGTAATGATTATTCATATAACTAAAAATCAATATTTTACCCGAGTTTGTAATTAAGTATCCGCTTAAATTATAATTATTTCCTAAAGTACCAGATTTTGCATGAATATACGGTTTTGGATTTCCAGAAAACCAATTTTTTAAAGTGCCTGATTTCCCTCCTACAGGAAAAAACTGAAACAATCTTTTTTCTGGCATATTTTGATACATTTTGGTTAAAACTTCTACAAAAGAAATAGGGGTAAATAAATTATACCTACTTAAACCAGAACCATCTACCCAGCGTGGTTTTTGTTTTAAATCTTGTAATTGATGTTCTAAAATAAAGTTTCTTGCTTTTGCAGAACTCAATGTATCTGAAAGTGTTGAGGATGCTAAAACTAAAATCTGTTCTGCTAAAAAATTATCGCTTACTTCCATCATTCTTTTAAATAATGAATCTTTAGGAATGCTATAGGCAATTGTAGCTGGTTTTAAAGGCGATTTATCTATCAAACCTACTTTGTTAGGTAGAATATCATTCCAGAGACTTAAAAGTAAAGAATCATTTATAATCATCGGAATTTCGGTGTCTCTTTTTCTATTTTTTCCGAAGTAAAAAGAATTAGAAAGCTCTTTTCTCCCATAACTTCTATCTGTGATTTTTAATTTATCAGCAAAATAAGTTGGGGTTAGTTTTATAGAATATTCATTTTGTATTGCAACGACATTTCCATACATTGGAAAAGCACTAACTTCTGGACTAAAATAACTATCGAAGTCTTCCCAAGCCCAACCTGGTCCGTATTTTTTATCAGAAATATTATTAGCAAGTAAATGTACTTTTTTATATTTTTTTGCCAATTTTAAAGCGGTACTGTCTTTAAAAAATGGATGTAAAAAAGTAGGATCTCCTGTGGCTTGTATGGTAAGTGTATCTTTATTTACAGCGTATTTAAAAGCCGGAATTGAATCTGGCAACATTTCTAAACCTGTAAAAAGTGTAAAAATTTTGGTATTACTAGCAGGAGTAAAATACTTATCTGCATTATAATTATAAAGTATTTTATCTGCTGTTACATCATAAATATAAATTCCTGTAAATTGATTATCAAAAAAAGAAGTTGTTATTTTTTGATCGATACTTTTAGCTAATTTAACAGTTTTACAGCTTGTAAAATACACGGTTACAAACAAAGTTACAAGGACTCTTTTAAGCATTTAAATTGTTTTTGATATATTTTTTTTCTAAACTACAAATATTTTGGTTTGTGAAGTTTATATATTGAATAAATATTTACCTTTGTAGTATATGAATACAATTCTTTTATTTATTAGTGGTCCAGAAATAATGGTTGTCATGTTAATTGTGGTAATGCTTTTTGGTGCAGATAAGATTCCTGAAATTGCTAGAGGATTAGGAAAAGGAATGCGTCAAGTAAAAGATGCAACCAACGATATTAAGAGAGAGATTAACGAAAGTTCTAAATTACCAAAAGCAGAAACTGATTCTGCAAAAGAAGTTACTCAAGGTGTTGGTGAAGATTTTAAAAAAATTCAAAACGACCTTAATAAAGGAATCAATTCTGTAAAGCAAGATATTGAAGATTTAACTGGTCCTATAAAGCGTAATTTTTAATTTCTACTTTATTCTAAATTTATTCTTAGAATAATGTAGTACCCTTTTTTTTAAAAAAAAATCACCTTTACTTCGCAGTAAGAAAAATCATATTTATACCCGTTAAAACAGAAACTATTTTACTCTAGTTATTGTTAAACCATCTCTAATAGGTAAAAGTACAGTTTCTACTCTATCGTCTGTATTAAGCAATTTATTGTACTCTAAAAGCACTTTAGTGTCTTTGTCTTTAGGATCTAATTTTTCAACTACTTTTCCACTCCAAAGTACATTATCAGACAAAATAATTCCGCCAGAATTCATTTTATCAATAATTAAATGAAAATAATTGATGTAATTAGATTTGTCAGCATCAATAAAAACCAAATCAAATTTCTCATCAATGGTAGGAATAATCTCTATTGCATTACCAACAAATTGTGCTATTTGATTTCTAAAGCCAGATTTCTCAAAGTATTTATTTTGTAGTGTTTCTAATTCTTCATTTTTATCTAACGTAAAAATTTTTCCTTCGGATGCCAAACCTTCTGTTAAACACAAAGCAGAATAACCAGTATAAGTACCAATTTCTAAGATGTTTTTTGGCTGAATTAATTTTGAAATCATAGACAATACTCTCCCTTGAAAAGCACCGCTTAACATTCTAGGATTCAAAACCTTTTGCCAAGTTTCTCTGCTTAATTCTTGTAAAATTGTAGGTTCTTGTTGTGAGTGATCTACAACGTAAGTATCAATATTTTCTGGTAAAAAATGCATCTTATAACTGGTCGAGCGCAGTCGAGACCTTATTAAGTTTCTTTAAAAATCCTCTCGACTGCACTCGAAAGGTAAAAAACAAAAGTACAAAAAAACGGAATCTATATTTCTATAAATCCCGTTTCAATCTAACAAAAAATCAAAAAATGTAGTTTTTTAAAAACTACCAAAATATTTTTATTCTTTAATTTTATTCAACTCTATTTTTAGAGCTTCCTTTTCTTCTTTACTAAGGCAACGGTTTGTTGTTTTGCAACTTTTTGCATGCCCTTTGTATACCTTTGTAAGTGTATTATTTTGCTTTGTGTATAATGAGCAAATTTTACATCTTAAAAAATGAATACTTAATTTCACTTTTTCCCCTAGAGTAGCAGCACCATATTGGCTTTTATCACAAATGGTTGTAGCTTCATCGCAGGTAATTTTTAAATTTTTAAACATGTCTTAATTATTAAACCAATTATCTTCCATACATTTTCTGAGCTGTGTTCTTGCCCTATGAATGATAACCCATAAATTTGACGCTGTAATATCTAATTCCTTACAAATTTCTTCAGTTTCAAACTCTTGTATGGTTTTCATTCTAAAAACCATTGCATATTTTTCAGGCAAAGCATCTATACAAGATTCTAACTGACTTTTTAATTCTTCATTTTCAATGGTTTTTTCAGATTGATTATCCCAGCTTTTTGGCACTCTCTCTTCCAACCAATTACCTTCATTTTCGCCATCATCATAAAAATTCATTCTAACTTCGGCTTGTCCTTTTTTAGAATTTATTTTTCTGTAATAATCTATTATTTTTCTTTTTAATATAGAAATCAACCAAGTTCTTTCTGTAGATTTTCCTTGAAAATTTTTAGCAGATTTTAATCCGGCAAAAAAAGTATCTTGAACTAAATCTTTAGCTAAATCACTATTATTTACACGTACAACAGCATAATTATACATATAATCTGCATAATTATCTATCCATTTGTCTGTGTTTAATACAACTTGCTCTTGTGTCATCTATATAAATAAAAACCAAATATAATGTTATTTTTTAATCTTTGCTCTTTACAATTCTTACTTCTTTTTATATCTGTCAAATAATAAACGACATTTTTGTTCTTAGAAAATTAAATCTAAATTTATAATTAGCCAACAATAAACTTACATAAATAATCTATTCTTAAAATTTTATCTTCTTAAGATTAACGAAAGATTAACTAGTATAATATTTGATGCTTTTCCTTACATTTACATACTATTTAAAAAACAAAAAGTATGTCAACAGCAAAAAAAGAATACAAAAAAGTTACAGTAAAATCTTTGGTAGATATGAAGAAGAATGGAGAGAAAATTTCCATGTTAACTGCCTATGATTTTACAATGGCAAAAATTTTAGATGGAGCTGGTATCGATGTTCTTTTGGTTGGTGATTCTGCTTCTAATGTTATGGCGGGCCATGAAACTACATTGCCTATTACACTAGATCAAATGATTTATCATGCAAGTTCTGTTGTTAGAGCTATAACTAGATGTTTGGTAGTTGTAGACTTACCTTTTGGTAGCTATCAATCGGATCCAAAAGAAGCGTTACGTTCTGCGATTCGAATTATGAAAGAAAGCGGTGGACATTCTATAAAACTAGAAGGTGGTAAAGAAATTAAAGAGTCAATTAAACGTATTTTAAATGCCGGAATTCCAGTAATGGGGCATTTAGGTTTAACGCCACAATCTATCTATAAATTTGGTACATATACTGTTAGAGCAAAAGAAGAAGAAGAAGCAGAACAATTAATGGAAGATGCTTTAATGTTAGAAAGATTAGGCTGTTTTGCCGTTGTTCTAGAAAAAGTACCTGCTAAATTAGCACAAGAAGTTGCAGAGGCAATCTCTATTCCGGTAATTGGTATTGGCGCCGGAAATGGTGTTGATGGTCAAGTTTTAGTTACCCACGATATGCTAGGAATGACTCATGAATTTCATCCTCGTTTTTTACGTAGATATTTAGATATGCATACAGAAATGACAGGCGCTTTTCAATCTTATATTGGCGATGTAAAAAGTGGAGATTTTCCAAGCGATAAAGAACAATATTAAGTATCGATGATTGGATAGTTAGATTATTGGATTGTTGGATTGTTGGATTTTACATAAACATTCTAAAAATTAGATGAATGAAATTTACAATTTTCTAACAATCTAATTATCTAAAAAATTATAAAAATGCATCGGTATAAAGATTTAAAATTTTGGCAATTAAGTAGAGTATTTTGTAATGATATTTACATTATTACTAAGTCTTTTCCTATAGATGAAAAGTTTGGATTAATTTCTCAATTAAGAAGAGCCGTAGTATCTATTCCTTCTAATAATGCAGAAGGAGCAGCAAGAAGTTCTAATAAAGATTTTAAACGTTTTCTAAGAATTTCTTTAGGATCTTGTTATGAAATTGAAACACAACTTTTAATTTCTTTTGATTTAGGGTTTCTTGAAAAAGAAGAACTTGAAAAACTTAATAACACGCTTCAACAAATTATTAAAATGATGTCTAAGTTTAATTCTTCTCTAAAAATCTAAAACTCCAACAATCTAAAATACTAAAAATGAAAATTTTACACCTAGACTCAAATCACGCGCTCTTAATAAATCAATTAAATGATTTAGGATATCAAAACGATGAAGATTACATTTCATCCAAAGAAGAAATTATAACTAAAATTCACAACTACGATGGTTTTATCATTAGAAGTAGGTTTTCTATTGATAAGGCATTTTTAGACAAAGCCACCAACTTAAAGTTTATTGGACGTGTTGGTGCAGGTTTAGAAAACATAGACTGTGCGCATGCAGAAAGCAAAGGAATTGCATTAATTGCTGCTCCAGAAGGAAATAGAAACGCTGTTGGAGAACATTCTTTAGGTATGTTATTATCACTTTTTAACAAGCTAAACAAAGCTGATAAAGAAGTTAGAAACGGAAAATGGTTGCGCGAAGAAAATCGCGGAATTGAGCTAGATGGTAGAACAGTTGGGTTAATTGGTTACGGAAATATGGGGAAATCTTTTGCAAAAAAACTACGTGGTTTTGATGTAGAAGTTTTGTGTTATGATATAAAACCAAATGTTGGCAATGCAAATTGCAAACAAGTTTCTTTAACAGAATTACAAGAAAAAGCAGACGTTTTAAGTTTACATACACCACAAACGCCACTTACTGAAAACATGATAAATTCTGATATTATCAATGGTTTTAAAAAGAATTTTTGGTTGATAAATACGGCTCGTGGAAAATCTGTGGTTACCAAAGATTTAGTTTCAGCTTTAAAAACTGGTAAAATTTCAGGTGCTGGTTTAGATGTTTTAGAGTACGAAAAAGCATCTTTCGAAAACCTTTTTTCTGATGATAAAATGCCAGAAGCTTTTCAATATTTAATCAATTCAGAAAATGTTTTATTGTCTCCTCATGTTGCCGGTTGGACTGTTGAAAGTAAAGAAAGGTTGGCACAAACCATAGTAGATAAAATTAAGGCAAAATTTTGTTAACTTGTATGCATCTAAATTGATGTTATGCAACCAAAGATTATTTCACCAGAAGATTATATAAATCAAGCCTTAGAAGAACGAAAAGAGTCCCTTAATAAATTACGTAAAACCATCTTAGAAAACCTTCCAAATGGTTTTGAAGAAGGGATACAATACGGAATGATTGCTTATTATGTTCCGCATTCATTGTATCCAAAAGGATATCATTGCACCCCAAAAGAACCTTTGCCTTTTATGAGTTTTGCTTCTCAGAAAAACTCCATTAATTTATACCATATGGGTATCTATGCGGTTCCAGAAATTTATAATTGGTTTGTAAACGAATATCCAAAGCATTGCAAACGTAAATTGGATATGGGTAAAAGTTGCATACGTTTTAAAAAAATAGAAGAAATCCCTTTTGAATTAATTTCACAATTATGTCAAAAAATTACAGTTGACAAATGGATTGAAATTTACGAAACGAATATAAAAAAGAACTAAAAATGAAAAATAGAGTTACAGGAATTGGTGGGATATTTTTTAAATCTACAGATGCAAATGCAGCAAAAGAATGGTACAAAAATCACTTAGGTTTTGATACTGATGATTGGGGTTGTACTTTTTGGTGGAAAGATAAAAACGGAAATAAATGCTCTACACAATGGAGTCCGTTTGCAGAAGATACCAAACATTTTGAACCTTCTAAAAAAGACTTTATGTTTAATTATAGAGTAGAAAATTTAGTAGAATTGATAGCAGAATTAAAAAAAGAAGGCGTTACTATTGTTGGTGAAATACAAGAATACGACTATGGTAAATTTGGTTGGATTTTAGACAACGAAGGAAACAAAATAGAGCTTTGGGAACCTATTGATGAGGCTTTTATTTAGAATTAGAAATCAAGAAATTAATCAGAAAAAACATGACAGAAAAGAATAAAAATTTAGACGAAAACGTAAAAAAAGCTGCAAGTTCTATTTCTAACGAAGCAAAAGAAACCTTAGAAAATACAAAACATAAAGCCAGTGAATTTGCAGACACCGCAAAAGAAAAAACAACTGAGTTTGTAGAGGATGCTAAAGAAATTTTTGAAGAAGCAAAAGGAAAAGTAAATGAGCTTTTATCTGATGAAAACATAGAAAAAGTAAAACACAAAGCAGAAGATTACTCCGAAATTGCAAAACAAAAAACTAGTGAATTTACAGAAGATGCAAAAGAAACCTTTGAAGATATAAAAGAAAAAGGTTCTGAATTAGCTGGTGAAGCTGCAGAGCATTTAGCAGATTTTGCAGAAGACGCCAAAGAGGAGCTAACAGATATCAAAGAAAAATCGAAAAGCTTTTTACAACGATTATTCAAAAAATAATAAAGAAAAATAAGTATGCATTTTTTATCTGACTACCCTACTGAGATTTTAATCTTAGTATTTTTAATCATTACTTTCTTAATATCCGCATTTGAAAAAATGTTAGACTGGAAAGGAAATGTATCTTTTATAAAAGATCACTTTAAAAACTCTCCATTAAAAAGTAGTGTTCCTTTTTTATTAGCCATTTTATTAATCATAGAAATATTTGCTGTAGGATTTATGATTACCGGAGTCTATCAAATTTACACTTCGCAAGTAAAAGAAATTGCATTACTCGGAATACAGCTTTCTGCGATTAGTATAATTTTTATGCTTGTTGGGCAACGTCTTGCAAAAGATTATCCAGGAGCGATGTCTTTAGGTGTCTATTTTATCATTTCACTTTGTGGTGTCTATTTACTAAATAAGTAAAATTGATTTTTTTAAAAGATTCTATAAGTAATACCTATTAAAAAAGCTCTTAAAACAATCGTTTTAAGAGCTTTTTTAATTTAACCAAGGTATTTCTATTCTATTCCATACAAAGATTTAATAACTCTTTTTAAAATCGATTTCAGACACTTTTAAAGCATAAAAA
Proteins encoded in this region:
- a CDS encoding sigma-70 family RNA polymerase sigma factor, which produces MTQEQVVLNTDKWIDNYADYMYNYAVVRVNNSDLAKDLVQDTFFAGLKSAKNFQGKSTERTWLISILKRKIIDYYRKINSKKGQAEVRMNFYDDGENEGNWLEERVPKSWDNQSEKTIENEELKSQLESCIDALPEKYAMVFRMKTIQEFETEEICKELDITASNLWVIIHRARTQLRKCMEDNWFNN
- a CDS encoding RNA methyltransferase, with the protein product MVNNLEQGFFGIGIQNGKTPENLGVLWRSAQNMGASFIFTIGNRYAKQACDTHKATGAMPYFHYETFEDFFNNLPKGAMLVGVELDEKAVQLETFTHPRRCVYLLGAEDHGMSKLAIEKSHHLVKFKSELSLNVSVAGSIIMYDRQAKFNF
- a CDS encoding O-methyltransferase, translated to MHFLPENIDTYVVDHSQQEPTILQELSRETWQKVLNPRMLSGAFQGRVLSMISKLIQPKNILEIGTYTGYSALCLTEGLASEGKIFTLDKNEELETLQNKYFEKSGFRNQIAQFVGNAIEIIPTIDEKFDLVFIDADKSNYINYFHLIIDKMNSGGIILSDNVLWSGKVVEKLDPKDKDTKVLLEYNKLLNTDDRVETVLLPIRDGLTITRVK
- a CDS encoding D-alanyl-D-alanine carboxypeptidase/D-alanyl-D-alanine-endopeptidase is translated as MLKRVLVTLFVTVYFTSCKTVKLAKSIDQKITTSFFDNQFTGIYIYDVTADKILYNYNADKYFTPASNTKIFTLFTGLEMLPDSIPAFKYAVNKDTLTIQATGDPTFLHPFFKDSTALKLAKKYKKVHLLANNISDKKYGPGWAWEDFDSYFSPEVSAFPMYGNVVAIQNEYSIKLTPTYFADKLKITDRSYGRKELSNSFYFGKNRKRDTEIPMIINDSLLLSLWNDILPNKVGLIDKSPLKPATIAYSIPKDSLFKRMMEVSDNFLAEQILVLASSTLSDTLSSAKARNFILEHQLQDLKQKPRWVDGSGLSRYNLFTPISFVEVLTKMYQNMPEKRLFQFFPVGGKSGTLKNWFSGNPKPYIHAKSGTLGNNYNLSGYLITNSGKILIFSYMNNHYMHSNGEVKKRMQMIFEELRDNY
- a CDS encoding DUF418 domain-containing protein → MKASVPNTKQRLDAVDALRGFAILAIMLLHSIEHFNFYVFPDASLQPVWLTTLDGYIWDTLFFLFGGKGYAIFALLFGLTFSMMYRKQAKAGVDFGGRFFWRLILLVGFAIVNGAFFPGEILSLYAMVGVVLILVRGWSSNFVLLAAFLLLLQPIELWHYVQSLIDPDYVLPVLPTGNLWRMLKEGQLSDSFFDLVKSNTLYGHKVTFYWSLQVGRTVQTAGLFVLGYWLGIKDLFVISNASIRFWKRMLVVAAIAFIPLYFLGENFAALVETKVVVGSLGKAITMYQNLSFTFVLVSGFMLLYQYGGFRKLVGGLRYVGRMSLTAYVLQSILGSFVFFGYGLGLGPNVRHTVSLGIGIVLWIIQFYFFKWWINKYGQGPLEKLWHRLTWIQLKKD
- a CDS encoding RES domain-containing protein — its product is MNLDIEKFPSLKETIKSIERLKKLEFSKFNKSDNVENFVKKIEALIQTEFEFLPNIFKFIEHKNFGLPFYGVRELNSFNNKNLFSEHSYPPINLVGFGRCNFPKFPVFYCSDNPMISLMEVLRENNLEGKKYCISKWELKKSNEKLAFQTFIQTDLHPDNNFNVLKNKESEQLQKPIDERINLDKQAGIVELTKYLQNIFINDNSYELSATLAHRTLYARHNFATDILIYPSKQSNY
- a CDS encoding Sec-independent protein translocase subunit TatA/TatB, giving the protein MNTILLFISGPEIMVVMLIVVMLFGADKIPEIARGLGKGMRQVKDATNDIKREINESSKLPKAETDSAKEVTQGVGEDFKKIQNDLNKGINSVKQDIEDLTGPIKRNF